One Setaria viridis chromosome 7, Setaria_viridis_v4.0, whole genome shotgun sequence genomic region harbors:
- the LOC117864868 gene encoding protein ANTAGONIST OF LIKE HETEROCHROMATIN PROTEIN 1-like, whose product MVASGSKRSRRARAPIPAPSSPPPPPAPPAPQSPPQLTSLLALLASSVTLALRFASDRDLLLLPSQTLALDPLLLSAARAVSRLLALLPLHLQTLTLTSLSLSPPTPSPPLPSSWFLRLLSSPSLPDSAWRDAFRMSKPAFFQLLHALDLPAPAASSSSLALPADHKLGAALFRLAHAAPARAVARRFGLPSPAVAARAFYEVCRAIADRLAMLLDLAAPDRIARAVPGFCALSLPNCCGALGYARFGEAAIAQALVDADGRFLDVSIGWDPEMAPAEILPRTKLYTSQSIVLANAPQGELIGGSVPRYFLGPACCPLLPWLVTPYKHGNATDDLLSKESIFNHVHAHGLQVVKSAFGHVRARWRLLEECWKGECQEALPYVVVAGCLLHNFLIKCGEPMPEEIQGNADADEFVDFEGEKDKEGERIRDVLAAHLSLVSRNQ is encoded by the coding sequence ATGGTCGCCTCCGGCAGCAAGCGCTCCCGCCGCGCCCGGGCACCCATTcccgcgccgtcgtcgccacccccaccgccggcgcccccggcTCCCCAGTCGCCGCCGCAGCTGACGTCGCTGCTggcgctcctcgcctcctccgtcaCCCTGGCGCTGCGGTTCGCGTCCGACCGCGACCTCCTCCTGCTCCCGTCCCAGACGCTGGCGCTCGAcccgctcctcctctccgcggcgcgcgccgtgTCCCGCCTCCTCGCGCTGCTCCCGCTCCACCTCCAGACGCTCACGCTCACCTCCCTCTCGCTCTCCCcgcccacgccgtcgccgccgctgccctcctcctggttcctccgcctcctctcctccccctcgcTCCCGGACTCCGCCTGGCGCGACGCGTTCCGCATGTCCAAGCCCGCCTTCTTCCAGCTCCTCCACGCCCTCGAtctccccgcccccgccgcctcgtcctcgtccCTCGCGCTCCCGGCCGATCACAAGCTCGGCGCCGCGCTgttccgcctcgcccacgccgcgcccgcgcgtgcCGTGGCGCGCCGCTTCGGCCTCCCgtcccccgccgtcgccgcgcgcgcgtTCTACGAGGTCTGCCGCGCGATTGCCGACCGCCTCGCCATGCTGCTCGACCTCGCCGCGCCCGACCGGATCGCGCGCGCCGTCCCGGGATTCTGCGCACTCTCGCTGCCCAACTGCTGCGGCGCGCTCGGGTACGCGCGGTTCGGGGAGGCCGCCATCGCGCAGGCGCTGGTCGACGCCGACGGTCGCTTCCTCGACGTCTCCATCGGGTGGGACCCGGAGATGGCTCCGGCTGAGATCCTCCCACGGACGAAGCTGTACACCTCCCAGTCCATCGTGCTCGCCAATGCGCCTCAGGGCGAGCTCATCGGTGGCTCGGTGCCCCGCTACTTCTTGGGGCCTGCTTGCTGCCCGCTGCTCCCCTGGCTTGTGACACCGTACAAACATGGGAATGCCACTGATGACTTATTATCCAAAGAGAGCATCTTTAACCATGTGCACGCGCACGGGCTGCAGGTGGTGAAAAGTGCCTTTGGCCATGTGCGAGCACGGTGGAGGCTTCTGGAGGAATGCTGGAAGGGTGAGTGCCAAGAGGCATTGCCGTATGTTGTAGTTGCCGGTTGTCTGCTCCACAATTTTCTCATCAAATGCGGGGAGCCGATGCCTGAGGAGATTCAGGGGAATGCTGATGCTGATGAGTTTGTGGACTTTGAGGGTGAGAAGGACAAGGAGGGGGAGAGGATCAGGGATGTTCTTGCTGCACATTTGAGCTTGGTAAGCCGAAATCAGTGA